The following proteins come from a genomic window of Pirellula staleyi DSM 6068:
- a CDS encoding YCF48-related protein produces the protein MTTYAAKTTSAPAGRADFLAMCVSLLLWGGLAAELLAGPPIDDPLSSFPATLLSDSQLSSIHFADHDHGWAVGDRGVILATTNGGRTWQRQNSPVACRLAAVQFLSPQVGFAVGGWTHPYTHHTSGVVLSTRDGGFSWRVMPGLVLPRLSGLRMTSTQEGLAFGESSSLFPSGVFRTSDGGKSWHPVSKNVMPGWVAGDMRSDGSGVLVDHHGTVKLLAAQEIRDSRSPSIGKRSLHQLKLMEDGKGWLVGSAGLALTTTDGGISWTLPSRSLPEIAASDFDLHCVATYQNHVWIAGNPGTSIFYSHDGGGSWQTFRTSSHVPIQSLFFLDQQRGWAAGAMGTILATRDGGRTWRVQNSGGKEAAMLAIFSEPSRVPWEVIARDSYGDGYLAHVEILGRRETASGAQADPSIAFRTHEAALAVGGCGATTAWQFPLRSEGLSETAESIFAYWNRSLDGRAKEKIEQHLVRQIRTWRPSVILTDDVSPLGTDPLAHLTNQLVLTAVEKAADATAYPDQLASGGLEVWQARKVLAVQHHGRQGSLNVVPAQWAPRLGGAVSDIASRAKALLEHEVTSSPTNIPLAILIDHLPQGTGRRDVFSGLALTPGGSARRMLHEAPAGDLASLSKAAQKRHNVQQLLARIDKNNPTGAGWMGQIDDLTRDLPARNGGEILFQLATRYQQSGQSEQAAEVMQQLVDRYPQHPLADSAAIWLLKYLASGEESHRTRSETRYTVQLATAVRPDEKEIDDNPNLAPSETNTKQVQNVLDQRIDTTFTGAARTTTAAPQVSASERASRAINLARQIERARPTLYADPAFRFPLAVLFRAAGQPRQSEKWIGAIAASSTTDPWALQAQNELWLAHGQGQPPKRLASCTFAPAPPKLDGRLDDLVWTTARPISLVDPAGSREQLPAAVVVVTYDREFLYLAASVQKHAAQAYPVDDAPRTYDADLAKFDRLQIALDLDRDYQSFYQIDVDSRGFTSDQSLGDKTWNPQYYVARGGDDAWWTIEMAIPFAELSSQPAQSKDAWGIAVMRVLPTVGVQAITPPESATLRPEGLGLLLFD, from the coding sequence ATGACAACCTACGCCGCAAAAACAACTTCAGCGCCGGCCGGGCGCGCTGATTTTTTGGCGATGTGCGTCTCGCTTTTGCTCTGGGGTGGGCTTGCCGCCGAGCTCTTGGCCGGGCCACCGATCGACGATCCGCTGAGCAGTTTTCCAGCCACTCTGCTCTCCGATAGCCAGCTCAGCTCGATCCATTTTGCCGATCACGATCACGGCTGGGCGGTGGGAGATCGCGGCGTGATTCTTGCCACCACCAATGGTGGCCGAACCTGGCAGCGTCAAAACAGCCCGGTCGCTTGTCGTCTGGCGGCGGTGCAGTTCCTTTCCCCTCAGGTCGGCTTTGCCGTGGGGGGCTGGACCCATCCTTACACCCATCACACCAGCGGCGTGGTTTTGAGCACGCGCGATGGTGGCTTTAGCTGGCGCGTGATGCCGGGGCTTGTTCTCCCCCGACTCTCCGGTCTGCGAATGACTTCAACTCAAGAGGGGCTTGCGTTTGGCGAGTCGAGTTCGCTCTTCCCTTCCGGCGTCTTTCGTACGAGTGATGGTGGCAAGTCGTGGCACCCGGTCTCGAAAAATGTAATGCCGGGCTGGGTGGCAGGCGATATGCGCAGCGATGGAAGTGGCGTGCTGGTGGACCATCACGGCACCGTCAAACTGCTGGCTGCTCAAGAGATCCGCGACAGCCGATCGCCATCGATTGGCAAACGGTCGCTCCACCAACTCAAGCTGATGGAGGATGGCAAAGGTTGGCTCGTCGGCAGCGCGGGGCTCGCCCTCACCACCACCGACGGCGGCATCAGCTGGACTCTACCGTCGCGCTCGCTCCCTGAAATTGCCGCGAGCGATTTCGACTTGCACTGCGTGGCGACCTATCAAAACCATGTGTGGATTGCTGGCAACCCGGGGACTTCGATCTTCTATTCGCACGATGGTGGGGGATCGTGGCAAACGTTTCGCACGTCGAGTCACGTGCCGATTCAGAGTCTGTTTTTCCTCGACCAGCAGCGAGGCTGGGCAGCAGGGGCGATGGGAACCATCCTGGCCACGCGCGATGGTGGCCGCACTTGGCGCGTGCAGAACTCGGGTGGGAAAGAGGCCGCGATGCTGGCGATTTTTAGCGAACCAAGTCGCGTTCCCTGGGAAGTGATTGCGCGCGATAGTTATGGCGATGGCTATCTGGCGCACGTGGAAATTTTGGGGCGACGTGAAACCGCTTCCGGCGCACAGGCCGATCCATCGATCGCGTTTCGCACCCACGAAGCGGCCCTTGCAGTGGGTGGCTGTGGCGCGACAACCGCCTGGCAATTTCCGCTTCGGAGCGAGGGGCTGAGTGAAACCGCCGAATCGATTTTTGCTTACTGGAATCGGTCGCTCGACGGCCGCGCAAAAGAGAAGATCGAGCAGCATTTGGTGCGGCAAATTCGAACCTGGCGACCTTCGGTCATTCTGACCGACGACGTCAGTCCACTCGGCACCGATCCGCTCGCGCACCTAACCAATCAGCTTGTGCTCACCGCTGTTGAAAAAGCAGCTGACGCCACAGCCTATCCCGATCAACTCGCCAGTGGCGGGCTCGAAGTGTGGCAAGCGCGCAAGGTTTTAGCCGTGCAGCATCACGGGCGACAAGGGAGCCTCAACGTCGTTCCCGCGCAGTGGGCACCGCGACTCGGCGGCGCTGTTTCCGACATCGCCTCGCGGGCCAAAGCGCTGCTCGAACACGAGGTCACCTCCTCTCCCACCAACATTCCGCTGGCGATACTGATCGACCATCTGCCGCAAGGGACAGGTCGTCGCGATGTGTTTAGCGGCCTCGCCCTCACCCCCGGCGGAAGTGCGCGACGCATGCTGCACGAAGCACCAGCGGGCGATCTGGCGAGCTTGAGCAAAGCGGCTCAGAAACGACACAACGTGCAGCAACTGCTGGCGCGGATCGACAAAAACAATCCGACCGGCGCAGGGTGGATGGGGCAAATCGATGATCTGACGCGCGACCTGCCAGCGCGTAACGGCGGCGAAATTTTGTTCCAGCTCGCCACGCGCTATCAGCAGAGTGGTCAGTCGGAGCAAGCTGCCGAGGTGATGCAGCAACTCGTCGATCGCTATCCGCAACATCCGCTCGCCGATTCAGCCGCCATTTGGCTCCTCAAGTATCTGGCGAGTGGCGAGGAGTCGCATCGTACGCGCAGCGAAACGCGCTATACCGTGCAACTGGCAACCGCGGTTCGTCCTGACGAAAAAGAAATCGACGACAATCCCAACCTAGCCCCGAGCGAGACCAACACCAAACAAGTGCAAAACGTGCTCGATCAGCGGATCGACACCACGTTCACCGGCGCTGCTCGCACCACCACCGCAGCGCCGCAAGTGTCGGCCAGCGAGCGCGCCAGCCGCGCTATCAATTTGGCTCGGCAAATCGAGCGGGCTCGCCCCACGCTCTATGCCGATCCTGCGTTTCGCTTTCCTCTGGCAGTTCTCTTCCGGGCCGCTGGTCAGCCGCGCCAGTCGGAAAAATGGATCGGCGCAATCGCTGCCTCTTCCACCACCGATCCGTGGGCCCTGCAAGCACAGAACGAGCTTTGGCTCGCCCATGGACAAGGTCAGCCTCCGAAGCGACTGGCGAGTTGCACGTTCGCCCCTGCCCCTCCAAAACTCGATGGCCGCCTCGACGATCTCGTCTGGACCACAGCCCGGCCCATCTCGCTCGTCGATCCTGCTGGAAGTCGCGAGCAATTGCCGGCTGCTGTTGTCGTCGTGACCTACGATCGCGAGTTCCTGTATCTTGCCGCGAGTGTGCAAAAGCATGCCGCGCAGGCTTATCCAGTCGACGATGCGCCGCGCACCTACGATGCCGATCTCGCCAAGTTCGATCGCCTGCAGATTGCCCTCGATCTCGACCGCGACTATCAAAGTTTCTATCAAATCGACGTCGATTCCCGTGGTTTTACGAGCGATCAGTCGCTCGGCGATAAGACCTGGAATCCGCAGTACTACGTTGCTCGGGGTGGCGACGATGCCTGGTGGACCATCGAGATGGCGATCCCTTTTGCCGAGCTCAGCAGTCAGCCAGCGCAGTCGAAAGATGCATGGGGCATCGCTGTGATGCGCGTGCTCCCGACAGTCGGCGTGCAAGCGATCACCCCTCCGGAAAGTGCTACCCTTCGTCCCGAAGGGCTCGGTCTGCTACTCTTTGATTGA
- a CDS encoding twin-arginine translocase TatA/TatE family subunit produces the protein MFGLGPSELIIFGIIAIMLFGKNLPEVAKKFGKSYREFRKGLSDIQGQVDFTETYNSTPVRSKPAKRNYDNEERDEVSAPKFEPPTAPPSYEESQS, from the coding sequence ATGTTTGGCCTAGGACCATCGGAACTGATCATCTTCGGCATCATCGCCATCATGCTGTTTGGCAAGAATTTGCCGGAAGTGGCGAAGAAGTTTGGCAAGAGCTATCGCGAATTCCGCAAAGGCTTGTCGGACATTCAAGGCCAAGTCGATTTTACGGAAACGTATAACTCGACACCGGTTCGCAGCAAACCGGCCAAACGAAACTACGACAACGAAGAGCGCGACGAAGTCTCGGCGCCGAAGTTCGAGCCGCCGACCGCTCCACCGAGCTACGAAGAATCGCAGTCGTAA
- a CDS encoding twin-arginine translocase TatA/TatE family subunit produces MFQANHLQLFGIFGIGQFELIVVGVIILILFGHRLPTMMFSLGKGIKDFKKGINSTEEDEPAPADTTSKKSDS; encoded by the coding sequence ATGTTTCAGGCCAACCATCTTCAGCTGTTTGGAATTTTCGGCATCGGTCAGTTCGAACTGATCGTCGTCGGGGTGATCATTCTGATTCTGTTCGGTCACCGACTCCCCACCATGATGTTCTCCCTCGGCAAGGGAATTAAGGACTTCAAAAAGGGAATTAACTCGACCGAAGAAGACGAGCCCGCTCCAGCCGACACGACGAGCAAGAAGAGCGACTCGTAA
- a CDS encoding segregation/condensation protein A has translation MDFRVQLDSFRGPLDLLLYLVRKNELDVADLPIAKVTEQYLAHLEILEQLDVNSVADFLDLASNLLEIKSRLVLPAAGEEEAAWEDPRDELVMRLLEYRRYKEAASMLEERGRDWQQHYGRLTSDLPPRQVDPAGQPIQEVELWDLVSAMGRILRDNTVKKSTQIVYDDTPIQVYMQRIHSQLTSAQKASFSEMFQPGMHKSAMIGVFLAILELCRHHSVRAEQNDLHGEIWIVPGESFNPTQEIATADDYNTRRPSTEDMPHNMR, from the coding sequence ATGGATTTTCGAGTACAGCTCGACAGCTTTCGCGGTCCGCTCGACCTGCTGCTTTATCTGGTTCGTAAAAACGAGCTCGATGTCGCCGATCTGCCGATCGCCAAGGTGACCGAACAGTACCTTGCGCATCTCGAGATTCTCGAGCAGCTCGACGTCAATTCGGTCGCCGATTTTCTCGATCTGGCGAGCAATCTGCTCGAGATCAAATCGCGGCTGGTGCTCCCCGCTGCGGGCGAAGAAGAAGCGGCCTGGGAAGATCCGCGCGACGAATTGGTGATGCGGCTGCTCGAATACCGGCGCTACAAAGAAGCGGCCAGCATGCTCGAAGAGCGTGGTCGCGACTGGCAGCAGCACTACGGACGTTTGACGAGCGACCTTCCCCCGCGACAAGTCGACCCAGCGGGTCAGCCGATCCAGGAGGTCGAGCTGTGGGATCTCGTTTCAGCGATGGGTCGCATCTTGCGCGACAACACGGTGAAAAAGTCGACGCAAATCGTGTACGACGACACGCCGATTCAGGTCTACATGCAGCGGATTCACTCGCAACTCACAAGCGCCCAAAAAGCTTCGTTTTCCGAGATGTTTCAGCCCGGCATGCACAAATCGGCGATGATCGGTGTGTTTCTGGCGATCCTCGAGCTCTGCCGCCATCACAGCGTGCGTGCCGAACAAAACGATCTGCATGGCGAGATTTGGATCGTCCCTGGCGAGTCGTTCAATCCCACCCAAGAGATCGCCACCGCCGACGACTACAACACCCGCCGCCCCAGCACCGAAGACATGCCCCACAACATGCGGTAG
- a CDS encoding transposase, which translates to MHRKSYNDPGHAHELTFGCYRGYAFLSRDRVCQWLADSISDARSKLGMSLWDYVFMPNHVHMIVHFGASQYKIEEVLHQIKWPVSRKALAFLRKHAPHWIPKLQGNSSNKQEAHFWQRGGGYDRNITEPGTLMKMIQYIHANPVRKGLVSRANEWKWSSAQWIESGSGLMPVDRIPHEWTDTSRSFD; encoded by the coding sequence ATGCATCGCAAATCTTATAACGATCCTGGACATGCTCATGAGCTAACATTTGGTTGTTATAGAGGCTATGCATTTCTATCGCGTGACAGGGTTTGTCAATGGCTTGCCGATTCTATCTCCGACGCACGATCCAAGTTAGGGATGTCGCTTTGGGACTATGTTTTCATGCCCAATCATGTCCACATGATCGTTCACTTTGGAGCGTCCCAGTACAAAATTGAAGAAGTCCTTCATCAAATCAAGTGGCCTGTTTCTCGCAAAGCATTGGCATTCCTTCGCAAGCATGCTCCACACTGGATACCCAAGTTACAAGGCAATTCCTCGAATAAACAGGAGGCTCACTTTTGGCAACGTGGTGGAGGTTATGACAGAAATATCACTGAGCCGGGAACGTTGATGAAAATGATTCAATACATTCACGCTAACCCTGTACGCAAGGGACTTGTTTCTCGGGCCAACGAATGGAAATGGTCATCTGCTCAATGGATTGAGTCTGGTTCGGGTTTGATGCCCGTTGATAGAATTCCTCACGAGTGGACCGATACTAGTAGGTCCTTTGATTGA
- a CDS encoding amidohydrolase family protein encodes MPLDPSLRAIDAHQHFWDLGTTFYYDWLRSDDKQPICKNRLPADLAPLMREAGVARCITVQTQHNVAENVWADSLAHDNDFIAGVVGWVDLQSDDVEAQLIEAKQLGSLVGIRHVVQDEPDDQWLLRENVLRGLAVLERHAVPYDLLLYVKHLPLVPTLAARFPSLKLVINHLAKPEIKLGRLDNWEPHLRAAARFPNVYCKLSGMVTEADWTAWKPADLRPYVQVALDAFSPARCMFGSDWPVCELAASYSQVVDSLIESLGPISPSETEQIFRTTAEGFYGIA; translated from the coding sequence ATGCCGCTCGATCCTTCGCTTCGCGCTATCGATGCTCACCAGCACTTTTGGGATCTCGGTACGACGTTTTACTACGACTGGCTGCGCTCGGACGACAAACAGCCGATCTGCAAGAATCGCTTGCCGGCGGACCTTGCGCCGCTGATGCGCGAAGCTGGTGTCGCGCGCTGCATCACCGTGCAAACGCAGCACAACGTGGCCGAGAATGTGTGGGCTGATAGCCTCGCGCACGATAACGATTTTATTGCTGGCGTTGTCGGCTGGGTCGATTTGCAAAGCGACGATGTCGAAGCGCAGCTGATTGAGGCAAAGCAGCTTGGCTCGCTCGTGGGGATTCGGCATGTGGTGCAGGATGAGCCCGACGATCAGTGGCTGCTGCGCGAGAATGTGCTGCGAGGTCTTGCGGTGCTCGAGCGGCACGCGGTGCCGTACGATCTGCTGCTGTACGTCAAGCACTTGCCGCTGGTCCCCACACTTGCCGCGCGATTTCCGAGTCTCAAACTGGTGATCAATCACCTCGCCAAACCCGAGATCAAACTGGGGCGGCTCGACAACTGGGAGCCTCACCTGCGCGCCGCTGCGAGATTTCCCAACGTCTACTGCAAGCTCTCGGGCATGGTGACCGAGGCGGACTGGACCGCTTGGAAACCGGCCGATCTTCGCCCCTATGTGCAGGTGGCGCTCGATGCGTTTTCCCCCGCGCGATGCATGTTCGGGAGCGACTGGCCCGTGTGCGAACTCGCCGCTAGCTACAGCCAAGTGGTCGACAGCTTAATCGAATCGCTCGGCCCGATTTCCCCAAGTGAAACCGAGCAAATCTTCCGCACCACTGCGGAAGGCTTTTATGGAATCGCGTAG
- a CDS encoding RbsD/FucU family protein gives MLRSTLIHPEISRVLAAAGHHAKILIADGHYPASSKKGPNATVVSMNLMPGLITCDQALQAVLSAVPIDEINTMNYPKDDPYTLDSDPPVWNEYRQTLAKLGMNLELKPIDKWDFYDAVATADHVLTIQTADTQRFANLLLSIGVRMD, from the coding sequence ATGCTACGTTCCACGCTCATTCATCCTGAGATCAGCCGCGTACTTGCTGCTGCAGGGCATCACGCCAAGATTCTGATTGCCGACGGTCACTATCCGGCATCGTCGAAGAAGGGGCCTAATGCAACGGTCGTCAGCATGAATCTGATGCCGGGACTGATCACGTGCGATCAAGCGCTGCAGGCCGTACTATCGGCGGTTCCGATCGACGAGATCAACACGATGAACTATCCGAAAGACGATCCCTACACGCTCGACAGCGACCCGCCCGTATGGAACGAGTATCGACAAACGCTCGCTAAGCTGGGGATGAATCTCGAGCTCAAGCCGATCGACAAGTGGGACTTTTACGACGCCGTGGCGACAGCGGATCACGTTCTCACGATTCAAACAGCCGACACGCAGCGTTTTGCCAACCTGCTGCTATCAATCGGCGTGCGAATGGATTAG
- a CDS encoding sugar phosphate isomerase/epimerase family protein, which yields MIRSAVTVSLVAEAQGGPFVFWYDLQAAAAQASRLGFDAIEIFPPGPEAIPAHAVTQLTSGLDLAVAAVGTGAGWVKHKLHLCQPEKSQRDAAKLFIRSMIEAAAAIGAPAIIGSMQGRWDAAVDRKTAVSYLLEGLEELGEFAEKNGQILIYEPLNRYETNLATTLRAASELLAPLSTKNVKLLADLFHMNIEETDLAVAIRTASDTIGHVHFVDSNRRAAGMGHMDYGPIAAALQEIKYDRYLSAEALALPDSVTAAEQTIHTFQKYFPR from the coding sequence GTGATTCGCTCTGCTGTTACCGTGAGCCTTGTGGCCGAAGCGCAAGGTGGCCCGTTTGTCTTTTGGTACGACCTGCAAGCTGCTGCTGCCCAGGCGAGCCGACTTGGTTTCGACGCCATTGAGATCTTTCCGCCGGGTCCCGAAGCGATCCCCGCGCATGCGGTCACGCAGCTCACCAGTGGACTCGATCTGGCAGTCGCTGCGGTTGGCACCGGCGCTGGATGGGTGAAGCACAAACTGCATCTTTGTCAGCCGGAGAAGAGTCAGCGCGACGCCGCGAAGCTGTTCATCCGTAGCATGATCGAAGCTGCTGCTGCGATCGGCGCGCCGGCGATCATTGGCAGTATGCAAGGTCGCTGGGATGCCGCTGTCGATCGCAAGACTGCTGTGAGCTATCTACTCGAGGGGCTCGAGGAACTGGGCGAATTTGCCGAGAAAAACGGTCAAATCCTCATCTACGAGCCGCTGAATCGTTACGAGACCAATCTCGCCACCACGCTGCGCGCGGCCAGTGAATTGCTCGCGCCACTGTCTACCAAAAACGTGAAACTGCTGGCCGATCTGTTTCATATGAACATCGAAGAGACCGATCTCGCTGTGGCCATTCGCACAGCGAGTGACACCATTGGTCACGTCCATTTTGTCGACAGCAATCGCCGCGCTGCGGGTATGGGACACATGGACTACGGACCCATCGCTGCAGCGCTCCAGGAGATCAAGTACGATCGTTATCTCTCCGCCGAAGCGCTCGCACTCCCTGATAGTGTGACCGCTGCCGAGCAAACCATTCACACGTTTCAAAAGTATTTTCCTCGCTAA
- a CDS encoding Mannitol dehydrogenase rossman domain-containing protein — MAELSETVLQLGAGRFLRAFCDRFIHQANASSRPVGKIVVVQSTAGSRADSLASRPEGYSVLVRGFQNGEPVERIDLVASISRALVAGTQWSEVQRLVQTDALKFVISNATEAGYKLADGDAPSDAPPSSLPGKLAQLLHLRYAKDLAPLVMLPCELIESNGAKLRDLVVEQARRWSLGEAFIDYVTNKTQWVNSLVDCIVTSPEPTNPHLTTDPNLVCAEPYQLWAQQPLDPSMPQPIDHPAIRWVSDLSPFYLRKVRILNGLHTAMVAKFFGTGPVTVADVLADLEKAKWLRALLFEEIVPTIAYRVSDVAEFADQTWDRFRNVHLNHQLKDIALNHAAKLQVRLAPTADEYQRLFGCRPAKLDEALARTL; from the coding sequence ATGGCGGAACTTTCGGAAACCGTATTGCAGCTCGGCGCTGGTCGATTCTTGCGCGCCTTCTGCGATCGATTCATTCACCAGGCGAACGCTTCGAGTCGGCCTGTTGGCAAGATCGTCGTTGTGCAATCGACTGCCGGTTCGCGTGCCGATTCGCTGGCGTCTCGCCCGGAAGGCTACAGCGTACTCGTGCGAGGCTTTCAAAATGGCGAGCCTGTGGAGCGCATCGATCTTGTGGCGAGCATCAGTCGCGCGCTCGTCGCCGGTACGCAGTGGAGCGAAGTGCAAAGACTCGTCCAAACCGATGCGCTGAAGTTCGTGATTAGCAATGCGACCGAAGCTGGGTATAAGCTCGCCGACGGCGATGCACCGAGCGATGCTCCACCTTCCTCGCTTCCCGGCAAGCTCGCGCAGCTATTGCACCTGCGCTATGCGAAGGACCTCGCGCCGCTGGTGATGCTGCCCTGCGAGCTGATCGAAAGTAACGGCGCGAAGCTCCGCGATCTGGTGGTCGAACAAGCGCGGCGCTGGTCGCTGGGGGAAGCGTTCATCGACTATGTCACCAACAAAACACAGTGGGTCAACAGCTTGGTCGATTGTATCGTGACGAGTCCCGAGCCAACGAATCCACATCTCACTACCGATCCTAACTTGGTTTGCGCCGAGCCTTATCAGCTTTGGGCGCAGCAGCCGCTTGATCCGTCGATGCCTCAGCCGATCGATCATCCGGCAATTCGCTGGGTGAGTGATTTGTCCCCTTTTTACCTACGAAAAGTCCGTATTCTCAACGGACTGCACACTGCGATGGTCGCTAAGTTCTTCGGCACCGGTCCCGTGACGGTCGCTGATGTTTTGGCCGATCTTGAGAAAGCGAAGTGGCTTCGCGCACTCCTGTTTGAAGAGATTGTGCCGACGATTGCCTATCGTGTGAGCGATGTCGCTGAGTTTGCCGATCAAACGTGGGATCGCTTTCGCAATGTCCATTTGAATCATCAGCTGAAAGACATTGCGCTCAACCATGCGGCGAAGTTGCAGGTACGACTCGCGCCGACAGCCGACGAGTATCAACGACTCTTTGGCTGTCGCCCTGCGAAGCTCGATGAAGCACTCGCGCGCACGCTCTAA
- a CDS encoding zinc-binding alcohol dehydrogenase family protein, with protein MKALLLEAPLNFKTIDIAEPAAPGPGEAVVRVHRVGICGTDLSGYLGKMPFFSYPRIPGHELGVEVLAVGEGVTNVKPGDRCAVEPYINCQKCFSCTRGHTNCCEHHQTLGVHCDGGLRPQFTVPARKLHISTKLEYEQLALVETLAIGCHAVNRCNPKPGEWVLIIGAGPIGLSALEFVKLTGANIIVMDLSEQRLDFVRTSMGVTNTIQVKGDGSELTQLTELTEGKLAQVVIDATGNNRSMSGALQYVGFAGRLVFVGITTQEISFVHPLMHRREMTLLASRNALSADFSRIVSLIENGQIDTNPWITHRPAFADVAGIFPSLTKPETGCIKAIVDVGE; from the coding sequence ATGAAGGCATTGCTTCTCGAAGCTCCGCTGAATTTCAAGACGATCGATATTGCCGAACCAGCTGCGCCTGGACCAGGCGAAGCTGTCGTGCGCGTTCATCGCGTCGGCATCTGTGGAACGGATCTGAGTGGCTATCTCGGCAAGATGCCGTTCTTCAGCTACCCGCGAATTCCTGGACACGAGTTGGGCGTGGAAGTGCTCGCGGTCGGCGAAGGTGTCACCAACGTCAAGCCGGGCGATCGCTGCGCTGTCGAGCCGTATATCAATTGCCAAAAATGCTTCAGCTGCACACGTGGACACACCAACTGCTGCGAGCATCATCAAACGCTCGGTGTTCACTGCGATGGTGGGCTCCGTCCACAGTTCACCGTTCCCGCGCGGAAGCTGCACATCTCAACGAAACTAGAGTACGAACAACTAGCGCTCGTCGAGACCCTCGCCATTGGCTGCCACGCGGTGAATCGCTGTAATCCCAAACCTGGTGAGTGGGTGCTGATTATCGGCGCTGGACCGATCGGTCTCTCGGCACTGGAGTTCGTGAAGCTTACAGGCGCAAACATCATCGTGATGGACCTGAGCGAGCAGCGCCTCGATTTCGTTCGCACGAGCATGGGTGTCACTAACACCATTCAGGTGAAAGGGGACGGCAGCGAACTAACGCAGCTCACAGAGCTTACTGAAGGGAAGCTCGCCCAAGTAGTGATTGATGCCACGGGGAACAATCGCTCGATGAGTGGCGCACTGCAGTACGTCGGCTTTGCTGGGCGACTGGTCTTTGTCGGGATCACGACGCAAGAGATTTCGTTTGTTCATCCGCTGATGCATCGCCGCGAGATGACACTTCTAGCCAGTCGCAACGCACTCTCAGCCGACTTCAGTCGCATCGTTTCGCTCATCGAGAATGGTCAGATCGACACCAATCCGTGGATCACGCACCGCCCTGCATTTGCCGATGTCGCCGGCATTTTTCCATCGCTGACGAAACCCGAAACCGGTTGCATCAAAGCGATTGTCGACGTCGGCGAGTAG
- a CDS encoding aldo/keto reductase: MKFRPLGQTGLQLSWLSFGASSLGQEFRKVDVSDAMRSVRLALDLGMNFIDTSPYYGRGLSECLLGLLLKDIRRERYLLGTKLGRYDGSHFDFSAKRVAESVDVSLHRLGVDYLDIMLCHDIEFVDRQQIIDETLPALRKIKEQGKVRFIGISGYPMSNLHFVLDQAELDVVLSYNHYTLQNTMLADEIPYLKSKNVGIMNAAPFSARLLTNQPLPPWHKATPEVRAIAKAAADHCAARGSDIAKLAVQFSIANEDLATCIVGSANPANVEQWVKWSEEPIDQELLAEVLAILQPIHNWFYIEGKPENNDPLPS; encoded by the coding sequence ATGAAGTTCCGTCCCCTCGGCCAAACCGGTCTTCAGCTCTCGTGGCTCAGCTTTGGCGCGTCGAGTCTGGGACAAGAGTTTCGCAAAGTCGATGTCAGCGATGCCATGCGAAGCGTCCGTCTCGCGCTCGACCTGGGGATGAACTTCATCGATACCAGTCCCTACTATGGTCGTGGTCTGAGCGAATGCCTCCTCGGACTTTTGCTCAAAGACATTCGCCGCGAGCGCTACCTGCTCGGCACCAAACTAGGTCGCTACGACGGCTCGCACTTCGACTTCTCGGCGAAGCGTGTTGCAGAAAGTGTCGACGTCAGTCTCCATCGTCTTGGCGTCGACTATCTCGACATCATGCTCTGCCACGATATTGAGTTTGTCGATCGTCAGCAAATCATCGACGAAACTCTCCCCGCCCTTCGCAAAATCAAAGAGCAAGGGAAGGTCCGCTTTATCGGCATCAGTGGCTATCCGATGAGCAACTTGCACTTCGTCCTCGATCAAGCTGAGCTCGATGTCGTTCTCTCGTACAATCACTACACGCTGCAAAACACGATGCTGGCCGATGAGATTCCTTATCTCAAAAGCAAAAATGTCGGCATCATGAACGCCGCCCCTTTCTCGGCGCGACTGCTTACGAATCAACCTTTGCCACCGTGGCACAAAGCAACTCCTGAAGTGCGTGCGATTGCCAAAGCCGCAGCCGATCACTGTGCCGCGCGAGGTAGCGACATCGCCAAGCTCGCCGTGCAGTTCTCGATCGCCAATGAAGACCTCGCCACGTGCATCGTGGGCTCGGCGAATCCGGCCAATGTCGAGCAGTGGGTGAAGTGGTCGGAAGAACCAATCGACCAAGAATTGCTTGCCGAAGTCCTCGCTATTCTCCAGCCGATTCACAACTGGTTCTACATCGAAGGCAAGCCCGAGAATAACGACCCGCTCCCTTCCTAG